Within the Musa acuminata AAA Group cultivar baxijiao chromosome BXJ2-9, Cavendish_Baxijiao_AAA, whole genome shotgun sequence genome, the region AGGGTTGTAAGCATCACTTTCAGGAAGCACATTCTCCAGCAGTCCCAAGTGAAGAAGATAAGACACCCAAGCAAGCATATTTCCATGTGcacttcacctccctctttcctcACCAAAACCCTCAAGTCATTTGAGTATGACACCCTGAAACAACAGGAGAGCAAGTTGATCCATGATTGCCCTAAcacccaaaaagaaaagaagaaggatTAATCTGTCGTCTGTCATAATAAACTGTCACCAAGAGTTGCACTGTGAGTATTGGAGAATCTTCTTGGCAATTGGGGGATGCCCAAAGAAGAATATGGTTTACGTAAACGTGCAGAAGTTTCATGCTGGTGTCTCTCCATGGAGGAGGGCAGGGTTCCCTGATCACGTCCGTCGAATGCATCACATCAGGCATTGCGAGATTTATAGATAGAGATCGCTGTCCcttacgtctctctctctctctctctctgtttggcTTTCCGCCTTTATATACACCGTCTCTCCCCGGTTGTCCAATCGCTACGCACTCTCTACGCTCCAACTCTACCTCTACCTGACAGTCGCGGCCGCCATGAAGTCCTCCGGCGCCCGCCTCCGCCTGCTCGTGGCGGCTCTGACCCTGCTCTTTGTGGCCTCCACCGCTCAAGCGCCTGGCCCAGCTCCCGTCAAGCCCCCCACCGTAGCTCCTACCCCCGCTCCCACTGTCGCGCCCCCGACCCCGGCTCCCGCTCCCGGCCCCGCACCGTCCCCCAGCGTCCCTGTCCCCGCACCGTCGGCCCCGGCGCCGTCCCCCAACGTCCCTGTCCCCGCCCCCGTGGCCCCGGCGCCGTCGCCTAAGGCGCCCACCCCGGCACCAGAGGCGCCCGCCTCCTCCCCTCCCGCTCCCCCTCCAGCCAGCCAGACGCCGACCGAGGCGCCGAGCCCGCCGTCCACCAGCGGGGCCGCTGAGCTCTGCTCTGCGGCCTGGGTCTCCGCCGCCGTGGCCGTCGCCACCGTTGCGTATGCGTTCTAAGGCCTGGGTCTCCGCCGCTGTGGCCGTCACCCTCGGCCGTGGCTTCCTCACCTATTTCTCCGTCTCTCTCTATTTAGATTCCTCGTGTTAATTTGTGGCCATTCTTGTTTTCGTTATGGCTTTTATGGTTCTCCTTCTACATGCTTTTcttgaattcttcttcttcttcttcttcttcttcttctttaggcaACTTTGTAAGAGTGGCTTCCAATTAACCAGTGGGTGTTTGTCGACATAGCATTGCTGTGGTGAATTCTTTTGTTATAGTTCTCATGATTGGGCTTTGTGAAACGAGAGAGAGACAGTGAGAGCGAGAGATCCCACTCGCTCAACAGCTGTAAGGCAGTGGAGGGAGGCGCGCCCATCTGCTCGTGGCCTCCCGGTTTCACCTAGTGATCTCGCTTCACGTGTGTGTGGGCTCGTCCACCTACCGCCACCTAACACACGATTTAGTTGGCCGGAAGACAGAGGATCTTTGGTTGGGTTGGTAGATTGCAGCCAGCAAAGAGAGGCTCTGCGAGGGGAGAGACAGATGAGACGTGGTACAGGGAGTAAAGACCTCCAAAGAGAAATTTGAAAGATCAaacaggtatatatatatatatatatatatatatatatatatatatatatatattaatattttgacATAAGATTTAGATGGTTCGACTCCTTGTCTTTATTTACTCAAAAATAATTCTTttactataaaaaaaataaaatataaaaaatatctctcttcaattttttttctcagtcttttttagattaatatgtaaACGGCACCCAAAATATCTTTCTCTATATCTCTCTCCAAATCctcaaatagtttaaaattaattattactTCTAGAATATttatcgatcctaacaataaagaagtttttttatctatatatataattattatgatcaaaattttcaaaatgatgtAAGAATGATATTCACATTCGTAGTATATAATAATGTTTGTGAAAATATTAATGTTGAGCTGATCAAAATAAGTCgtttgagtgttttttttttaatgttgacTCATTA harbors:
- the LOC135624046 gene encoding vegetative cell wall protein gp1-like, which codes for MKSSGARLRLLVAALTLLFVASTAQAPGPAPVKPPTVAPTPAPTVAPPTPAPAPGPAPSPSVPVPAPSAPAPSPNVPVPAPVAPAPSPKAPTPAPEAPASSPPAPPPASQTPTEAPSPPSTSGAAELCSAAWVSAAVAVATVAYAF